Within Pseudomonas tructae, the genomic segment CTGCTGCGGATTCATCAGGCGGAACAGCGCGCCGGCGTGGCTGTAGTAATCGGTGTCTTCGCGGTGATCGTAACGATCGGCGACACCGTTCAGGGCCAATGGCGGCTCGGCGTACTGCGGGGCTTGCTTTGGCGCACTGGCGTAGCTGTTGGGCTCATAGTTGGGTGCCGCGCCGCCGTTGCTGCCAAAGGCCATCGAACCATCACGCTGGTAGCTGTTCACCGGGCTGCGGGGGGCGTTTACCGGCAGTTGCTGGTGGTTGGTACCGACACGGTAGCGGTGCGCGTCTGCGTAAGCGAATACGCGGCCCTGGAGCATGCGGTCCGGCGACAGGCCAACACCTGGCACCATATTGCTCGGACCGAACGCCGCTTGCTCGACTTCAGCGAAGTAATTCAGCGGGTTGCGGTTGAGCTCCAGTTCGCCAATCTCGATCAGCGGATAGTCCTTTTGCGACCAGGTCTTGGTCACATCGAACGGATTCTCGTCGCGGCTGGCAGCTTCTTCTTCGCTCATCAGCTGGATGCATACGGCCCATTTCGGGAAATCGCCACGTTCGATCGCCTCGAACAGGTCGCGCTGGGCGTAGTCCGGGTCGGTGCCCGCCAGGCGCGCAGCCTCCGCAGGCGCCAGGTTCTTGATGCCCTGTTTGGTCTTGAAGTGCCACTTGACCCAGGTACGCTGCCCTTCGGCGCTGATCAGGCTGTAGGTGTGGCTACCAAAGCCGTGCATATGCCGGTAGCCGTCCGGGATGCCCCGGTCAGAAAACAGAATGGTGACCTGGTGCAAGGCTTCAGGTGAATGCGACCAGAAGTCCCACATCATCTGCGCACTCTTGAGGTTACTTTGCGGCAGGCGCTTCTGGGTGTGGATAAAGTCCGGGAATTTCAGCGGATCACGAATGAAGAACACCGGGGTGTTGTTGCCAACGATGTCCCAGTTGCCTTCCTCGGTATAGAACTTCAGGGCAAAACCACGCGGATCACGCTCGGTATCGGCCGAACCACGCTCGCCACCCACAGTGGAGAAGCGCAGGAAGGTCTCGGTTTGCTTGCCAACGCTACTGAACAGCTTGGCACAGCTGTACTGGGTAATATCGCGGGTGACAGTGAAGGTGCCGTAGGCGCCCGAGCCTTTGGCGTGCACACGGCGTTCAGGGATGTTCTCGCGGTTGAAGTGCGCGAGCTTTTCGATCAGGTGGAAATCATCCAGCAGCAACGGGCCTCGCGGGCCTGCCGAACGCGAATTCTGGTTGTCAGCGACCGGCGCTCCGCTGGCGGTGGTCAGTATTTTATTCTGGCTCATGGTCTCTCTCCCTATCAGTCTTGAACGGCCGGCTAATCGGCTTGGGAAGGAGTATTGACCACAACTATGACAACAACAAATTCATTAACTGACTCATATCAATAGATTATTACAATACATGCAGACACAAAAAACCGGGCGCTAGGCCCGGTTCCTTGTTACAGACTGTTCGCCTTACTCAGCAGCTTCAACCGAGCCACCGACAGGACGATCAACCAGCTCGACGTACGCCATAGGTGCGTTATCGCCAGCGCGGAAGCCGCACTTGAGGATACGCAGGTAGCCGCCCTGACGGGTGGCATAGCGCTTGCCCAGATCGTTGAACAGCTTACCGACCATTTCTTTCGAACGAGTACGGTCGAAAGCCAGACGACGGTTAGCTACGCTGTCTACCTTGGCCAGAGTGATCAGCGGCTCGGCAACGCGGCGCAGTTCTTTGGCTTTTGGCAGAGTAGTTTTGATCAGCTCGTGCTCGAACAGCGACACCGCCATGTTCTGGAACATAGCCTTACGGTGAGAGCTGGTACGGCTCAGGTGACGTCCACTTTTACGATGACGCATGGGTTCATTCCTTACCAAACACTACGTTCGGTGATTACGACGATCAGGCAGTCGCCTTGTCGTCCTTCTTAAGACTTGCAGGCGGCCAGTTGTCGAGGCGCATGCCGAGGGACAGACCGCGGGAGGCCAGAACGTCCTTGATTTCAGTCAAGGATTTCTTGCCCAGGTTCGGAGTCTTCAACAGCTCTACTTCGGTACGCTGAATCAGGTCGCCGATGTAGTAGATGTTTTCCGCCTTAAGGCAGTTAGCCGAACGTACAGTCAGTTCCAGATCGTCAACCGGGCGAAGCAGGATCGGATCGATCTCGTCTTCCTGCTCGACAACCACTGGTTCACTGTCACCTTTGAGGTCGACGAACGCAGCCAACTGCTGTTGCAGAATGGTTGCGGCACGACGGATGGCCTCTTCAGGATCCAGGGTACCGTTGGTTTCCAGATCAATTACCAGCTTGTCCAGGTTGGTACGCTGCTCGACACGGGCGTTTTCCACCACGTATGCGATACGGCGAACCGGGCTGAACGAAGAGTCAAGCTGCAAGCGACCAATGCTGCGGCTTTCGTCTTCATCGCTCTGACGCGAATCGGCCGGCTCATAACCACGACCACGAGCTACGGTGAGCTTCATGTTCAAGGCGCCATTCGACGCCAGGTTAGCGATTACGTGATCGGGGTTAACGATCTCGACATCATGATCCAGCTGAATATCGGCAGCGGTAACCACCCCCGAACCCTTCTTCGACAAGGTCAGCGTAACTTCGTCACGACCGTGCAGTTTGATAGCCAGGCCTTTCAGGTTCAACAGGATCTCAATGACATCTTCCTGTACACCTTCGATTGCCGAGTACTCGTGGAGTACACCGTCAATCTCGGCCTCGACTACTGCACAGCCAGGCATGGAGGACAACAGGATGCGGCGCAGCGCGTTGCCCAGGGTATGGCCAAAGCCACGCTCGAGAGGCTCGAGCGTGATTTTAGCGCGGGTTGGACTGACGACCTGCACATCGATGTGGCGGGGCGTCAGGAACTCATTTACCGAAATCTGCATGGATGCACCTATTTTCTAGCCCTTACTTGGAGTAGAGCTCGACAATCAGGCTTTCGTTGATGTCGGCGGACAGGTCGCTGCGAGCAGGAACGTTCTTGAAAACGCCCGACTTCTTGGCAGCATCCACATCTACCCACTCAACGCGGCCACGCTGGGCGCACAGTTCAAGGGCTTGAACAATGCGCAGCTGGTTCAGCGACTTCTCGCGAACCGCGACCACGTCACCCGGACGAACTTGGTAGGACGGAACGTTTACAGTCTTGCCGTTTACGCTGATCGCTTTGTGCGAAACCAGCTGACGGGATTCGGCACGAGTAGCGCCAAAGCCCATACGATAAACGACGTTATCCAGACGGCACTCGAGCAGTTGCAGCAGGTTCTCACCAGTAGCGCCCTTCTTGGAGGCCGCTTGCTTGTAGTAACCGCTGAATTGACGCTCGAGTACGCCGTAGATACGACGAACTTTTTGTTTCTCACGCAGCTGGGTGCCGTAGTCGGACTGACGACCGCGGCGCTGACCGTGGATACCTGGGGCTGCTTCGATGTTGCACTTCGATTCCAGAGCGCGAACGCCGCTCTTCAGGAACAGATCGGTGCCTTCACGACGAGACAGTTTGCATTTTGGACCAATGTAACGTGCCATTTATCTGTCTCCTGATTACACGCGGCGCTTCTTCGGCGGACGGCACCCGTTATGCGGGATTGGCGTCACGTCGGTGATGCTGGCGATCTTATAGCCACAGCCGTTCAGAGCACGAACAGCGGACTCACGACCTGGACCTGGACCCTTGACGTTGACGTCGAGGTTCTTCAGACCATATTCCAGCGCAGCTTGACCAGCACGCTCAGCAGCTACTTGAGCAGCGAACGGGGTGGACTTGCGGGAACCGCGGAAACCCGAACCGCCGGAGGTAGCCCAGGACAGAGCGTTACCTTGACGATCGGTGATGGTCACGATGGTGTTGTTAAAAGAGGCATGGATGTGGGCGATGCCATCAACCACTGTCTTTTTGACTTTTTTACGAGGACGAGCAGCAGGTTTTGCCATTTCTAAATTCCTGTCGATTCGCTGGTGCGATTACTTGCGGATCGGCTTACGCGGGCCCTTACGGGTACGCGCGTTGGTCTTGGTACGCTGACCGCGTACTGGCAGACCCCGACGATGACGCAGGCCGCGGTAGCAACCCAGGTCCATCAACCGCTTGATTTTCATGTTGACGTCACGGCGCAGATCACCTTCGGTGATGTACTTCGCAACTTCAGTACGCAGCGATTCAACCTGCTCGTCGCTCAGATCCTTGATCTTCACGGCTGGGTTGACCCCAGTGTCTGCACAGATTTTCTGTGAAGTGGTGCGACCAACACCATAGATGTAGGTCAGCGAGATAACAGTATGCTTGTTATCTGGAATGTTAACGCCTGCAATACGGGCCATTCAGTGGGACTCCAATTGACAGCTACCTACGCCCCGGAAGCCAAGAAATAGGGCGCGAGATAATATCGCTGTAGAAACAA encodes:
- the rplQ gene encoding 50S ribosomal protein L17; translation: MRHRKSGRHLSRTSSHRKAMFQNMAVSLFEHELIKTTLPKAKELRRVAEPLITLAKVDSVANRRLAFDRTRSKEMVGKLFNDLGKRYATRQGGYLRILKCGFRAGDNAPMAYVELVDRPVGGSVEAAE
- a CDS encoding DNA-directed RNA polymerase subunit alpha; this encodes MQISVNEFLTPRHIDVQVVSPTRAKITLEPLERGFGHTLGNALRRILLSSMPGCAVVEAEIDGVLHEYSAIEGVQEDVIEILLNLKGLAIKLHGRDEVTLTLSKKGSGVVTAADIQLDHDVEIVNPDHVIANLASNGALNMKLTVARGRGYEPADSRQSDEDESRSIGRLQLDSSFSPVRRIAYVVENARVEQRTNLDKLVIDLETNGTLDPEEAIRRAATILQQQLAAFVDLKGDSEPVVVEQEDEIDPILLRPVDDLELTVRSANCLKAENIYYIGDLIQRTEVELLKTPNLGKKSLTEIKDVLASRGLSLGMRLDNWPPASLKKDDKATA
- the rpsK gene encoding 30S ribosomal protein S11 → MAKPAARPRKKVKKTVVDGIAHIHASFNNTIVTITDRQGNALSWATSGGSGFRGSRKSTPFAAQVAAERAGQAALEYGLKNLDVNVKGPGPGRESAVRALNGCGYKIASITDVTPIPHNGCRPPKKRRV
- the rpsM gene encoding 30S ribosomal protein S13, encoding MARIAGVNIPDNKHTVISLTYIYGVGRTTSQKICADTGVNPAVKIKDLSDEQVESLRTEVAKYITEGDLRRDVNMKIKRLMDLGCYRGLRHRRGLPVRGQRTKTNARTRKGPRKPIRK
- the rpsD gene encoding 30S ribosomal protein S4 — translated: MARYIGPKCKLSRREGTDLFLKSGVRALESKCNIEAAPGIHGQRRGRQSDYGTQLREKQKVRRIYGVLERQFSGYYKQAASKKGATGENLLQLLECRLDNVVYRMGFGATRAESRQLVSHKAISVNGKTVNVPSYQVRPGDVVAVREKSLNQLRIVQALELCAQRGRVEWVDVDAAKKSGVFKNVPARSDLSADINESLIVELYSK
- a CDS encoding catalase, whose amino-acid sequence is MSQNKILTTASGAPVADNQNSRSAGPRGPLLLDDFHLIEKLAHFNRENIPERRVHAKGSGAYGTFTVTRDITQYSCAKLFSSVGKQTETFLRFSTVGGERGSADTERDPRGFALKFYTEEGNWDIVGNNTPVFFIRDPLKFPDFIHTQKRLPQSNLKSAQMMWDFWSHSPEALHQVTILFSDRGIPDGYRHMHGFGSHTYSLISAEGQRTWVKWHFKTKQGIKNLAPAEAARLAGTDPDYAQRDLFEAIERGDFPKWAVCIQLMSEEEAASRDENPFDVTKTWSQKDYPLIEIGELELNRNPLNYFAEVEQAAFGPSNMVPGVGLSPDRMLQGRVFAYADAHRYRVGTNHQQLPVNAPRSPVNSYQRDGSMAFGSNGGAAPNYEPNSYASAPKQAPQYAEPPLALNGVADRYDHREDTDYYSHAGALFRLMNPQQKALLIGNIAGAMAGVSTDVVQRQLQHFFKADQAYGEGIAKALGINLA